Sequence from the Bacillota bacterium genome:
AACGGCTGAGTCTGGAGTTGAAGGACAAGTTCAAAATCGACCCCGATGTCGTGGATTTGGAACCCGATACCACTCAGTCTGTTCCCGGTGACGTTTATGCCGATGCCCTTGCTGCATTGCAGGCCTTGGGCTATACTTTAGATGAAGCTGAAAGTGCCTTGCAGGCGGCGGGAAGAAAGCTGGCTACAGATGGCCAGAAACCTTTGTCTACCGAAAACCTGATAAGTCAGGCTCTTAAGGCTATGGCGTAGGGAGTGATGAGTTATCATTGAGGAGCGAGTAGTATCGGGAGTCAGGCAAACCGATGATTTTGAGTTTGACACTACCCTGCGTCCCCGTACGTTATCGGAGTATGTAGGTCAGACCCGAGCCAAGGAGACCCTGGAAATCTTCGTGCAAGCCGCTTTGCAGCGGGGTGATGCGCTGGATCACGTTCTTCTCTGTGGTCCACCGGGATTGGGCAAAACTACCTTGGCTAATATTATCGCCAATGAACTGGGCGTGAATATCCGGACTACTTCTGGTCCGGCCATCGAACGCCAGGGCGATCTCGTTGCTCTGTTAACGAACCTGGAGCCACGGGATGTTTTGTTTATTGACGAGATTCATCGGTTGAGAAGAACTATCGAAGAAGTTTTGTATCCGGCCATGGAGGACTTTGCTGTCGATATTGTCATCGGCAAAGGCCCCAGCGCCCGGTCTTTGCGGTTGGAACTGCCGCCCTTTACCTTAGTGGGCGCCACCACTAGAGCCGGGATGTTAACTTCTCCGCTGCGGGATCGGTTTGGAGTTATCAGCCGCTTGGAATTTTACACCGTGGCGGAACTCTCCGATATTGTCACCAGGTCGGCTAGAGTGTTGAACATTCCCTTGGAGCCTGAGGGTGCCAGGGAGATTAGTTTGCGTTCTCGGGGTACTCCCCGGGTGGCCAATCGCCTGTTGAAGCGGGTCAGGGATTATGCGGAGGTTCGGGCTGATGGGGTGATTACCCAAGAGGTGGCTCAAGAAGCCTTGAGCTTGTTTGAAGTTGATGCCTTAGGCCTCGATCGCACAGACCGCGGTGTCCTGCGAACTATCATCGAGAAATTCGGCGGTGGTCCCGTTGGGGTGGATACTTTAGCGGCAGCGGTGAACGAGGAAACGGAAACCCTCGAGGACGTTTATGAACCTTATCTAATGCAGATTGGCTTTTTGCAGCGAACTCCCCGGGGCAGGGTGGTGACCGCTGCAGGTTATCGGCATCTAGGCCTAGAAGAGCCCGAGTCCAATACAGCAAGGTCCGATGAGCAGGCTCAGCTCTTTGGTGATGAGTGAGAAGGCAGCGACGGATTTGGGACGAGGAAGGTGTCGAGGTTGAATGAATTAGGCAAGATGTTGATTGGTCTGGGATTGATCTTAGTGATTTTGGGCGGTGTGGTGCTAGTTATTGGCCGAGTACCGCGACTGGGTGCCTTGCCCGGTGACATTCTGATCCGACGTAAGGGATTCACTCTCTACATTCCCATTACCACAGGACTTCTGCTTAGTTTACTTATTTCATTAATCACCTGGTTTTTCCGCCGTTGACAACCATCCATAATTCAAATCAGAATACCGACATTCACCGGAGGCAACACTAAACACTGTCAGAGCGATAGGGAGGTTGTCCCATGCAAACCAGACAGTTGGAGTCTGAACTTTATGTTGGCTCAGCGGTTGATGTCCTTTGGAATTTGTTCTGCGCCACCGGCGCCATTGGCTATTATATGTTCTATCGGCAGTTGATTACTGAACCTGACGGGACAGAGGATAATCCTGACCGGACCGCAGCGGAGCTGGCGACGCAGGCGGCCGAAGTATGAATGAAAGGTCGATTAAATGGGGCTCTATCGTACTGAGGGCATAGTTCTTAGGACTAAGGACCTGGGAGATGCAGACAAGATTTTGACTATATTCACCGCGGATGCCGGCAAGGTTGCTGTGGTTTCCAAGGGATGTCGACGGGTTCGCAATCGTTTGATTGGCGTCTCTGCACCCTTTGTCCATCTGCGGGCTCTGATCTTCAAAGGCAAGTCCCTTGATACTTTGAGTCAAGGTGAGATCCTGCATTCTTTTATCGATCTCCGGGAAGATCTATTGAAAATGGCCTATGCCAGTTATCTGGCTGAAGTGGTGGACCAATTGACCGCAGAAAGGGATCCGGTGCCCCAGGTCTTTCAGTTGCTGTTGGGATGCTTTCACCTCTTGTCTCGAGGGCATTCGCCCGAGATTGTTGCCCGTTATTTTGACATCAATGTGTTAAGCCTGTTGGGATACCGGCCGCAATTGGATGTGTGCACTCAATGCGGTGCCAATTTAGAGCAACCCCGCTTGAGTCTCACACTGGGGGGCGGGCTGTGTCGACAGTGTCATCCCCAGGATCCGGCGGCGGTGCCCCTGTCCCTGGGAGCGGTACAGATGCTGCGGCGATTTATGGTGACCCCGGTGGAGCGGTTGCCGGTGTTGCAGGTGTCGGAGGAGATGCTGCAGGAGATGGAACGGGGCCTCCGCCTGTTTATGGATTACCGGTTAGCCCGACCTTTGAATTCCTTAAGCTGGCTCAACACCATTCGGACCGTGTCCTAGACCGCCAGCGGGTGGTCCTTAGGTTGGAGGTAATGGTATGTATCAACCCACCGATGAGGAATTGAGGAAAGTCGACTTGGTTCGAGAACGCACCGGACTGTCCTATCGGGAGTGCCGGGAAGTATTGACTAAGTCACAGTGGAATGTCGTTGATGCTCTGGTGTTGGCGGAACAGTACCGAGAGGAATGGGAAAACTCCTGGACCGTTCGGGGCAGGCAGGTGCTGGACAAAGTCCGAGAGTTGGTGCGTCAAGGTAACGTTACCAGGATCCGCATCAAACACAAGGACGAAATTCTGGTTGAATTTCCTGTGACGGCAGCCGTTGCCGGTGCCCTGGTCCTTCCCAAGGCAGCGATTATTGCTGCGGGGGTGTGTTTGTTCACCCAGTGTACCATCGAGGTCGACAGAGAGGATGACCGGCCAGTAACCGATGGGCTCAATTCTACATTGTATCCGCAAGGGGATGAA
This genomic interval carries:
- the recO gene encoding DNA repair protein RecO — protein: MGLYRTEGIVLRTKDLGDADKILTIFTADAGKVAVVSKGCRRVRNRLIGVSAPFVHLRALIFKGKSLDTLSQGEILHSFIDLREDLLKMAYASYLAEVVDQLTAERDPVPQVFQLLLGCFHLLSRGHSPEIVARYFDINVLSLLGYRPQLDVCTQCGANLEQPRLSLTLGGGLCRQCHPQDPAAVPLSLGAVQMLRRFMVTPVERLPVLQVSEEMLQEMERGLRLFMDYRLARPLNSLSWLNTIRTVS
- a CDS encoding DUF2905 domain-containing protein, whose translation is MNELGKMLIGLGLILVILGGVVLVIGRVPRLGALPGDILIRRKGFTLYIPITTGLLLSLLISLITWFFRR
- a CDS encoding DUF4342 domain-containing protein, whose translation is MYQPTDEELRKVDLVRERTGLSYRECREVLTKSQWNVVDALVLAEQYREEWENSWTVRGRQVLDKVRELVRQGNVTRIRIKHKDEILVEFPVTAAVAGALVLPKAAIIAAGVCLFTQCTIEVDREDDRPVTDGLNSTLYPQGDEI
- the ruvB gene encoding Holliday junction branch migration DNA helicase RuvB — protein: MEERVVSGVRQTDDFEFDTTLRPRTLSEYVGQTRAKETLEIFVQAALQRGDALDHVLLCGPPGLGKTTLANIIANELGVNIRTTSGPAIERQGDLVALLTNLEPRDVLFIDEIHRLRRTIEEVLYPAMEDFAVDIVIGKGPSARSLRLELPPFTLVGATTRAGMLTSPLRDRFGVISRLEFYTVAELSDIVTRSARVLNIPLEPEGAREISLRSRGTPRVANRLLKRVRDYAEVRADGVITQEVAQEALSLFEVDALGLDRTDRGVLRTIIEKFGGGPVGVDTLAAAVNEETETLEDVYEPYLMQIGFLQRTPRGRVVTAAGYRHLGLEEPESNTARSDEQAQLFGDE